A stretch of Mobula birostris isolate sMobBir1 chromosome 30, sMobBir1.hap1, whole genome shotgun sequence DNA encodes these proteins:
- the rsrp1 gene encoding arginine/serine-rich protein 1 isoform X5, whose protein sequence is MVATGSRGVSALVESSAIKGNNCKRRPDSTDLSWELMKKKSSFGKMHLHNLEREQMSEMKWGKDRCSIQKKKAEKIAIGVDELCLASDKPQKCKRVSRSRTPGYQKCKILKSGSVSSLGSCCSSSATSRSDSVSSSASSRSGSMSSSSCSRSSSVSSSCSSRSSSVSSSGSSQSDSMSSSGSSRSSSVSSSGSSYLGSVSPLKRYRSSSKYTNSASRSRCVSREKRYKRLRGTHSRSRSRSCSRSCYRRSRYHMSYRSALGYRSRSRSSLRYRRSRSGSRSRYSSRRPRNYHSFMYRTHSPHRSRSRSRGRSIHLTQKDKNTLLEIAKANADKLFGKSNIQMPPSLKPTNPFRDENYNFGKSNIDAAKEMIRRKP, encoded by the exons CAGGCCAGATTCAACTGATTTATCCTGGGAACTGATGAAAAAGAAATCCAGCTTTG gtaAAATGCATTTGCATAATCTGGAACGTGAACAAATGTCTGAAATGAAGTGGGGAAAAGATAGGTGCAGTATACAGAAGAAGAAGGCTGAGAAAATTGCAATTGGTGTGGATGAATTGTGTCTTGCTTCAGATAAGCCTCAAAAGTGTAAGAGAGTGTCACGGTCCAGAACTCCAGGCTATCAGAAATGCAAAATCTTGAAGTCAGGTTCAGTATCATCTTTGGGAAGTTGTTGTTCATCTTCTGCTACCTCTCGGTCAGATTCTGTTTCATCCTCTGCCAGCTCACGATCTGGTTCGATGTCATCATCGAGTTGCTCTCGATCGAGTTCGGTATCGTCATCCTGTAGCTCTCGTTCCAGTTCAGTCTCATCTTCTGGTAGCTCTCAGTCAGATTCAATGTCCTCTTCTGGCAGTTCCAGATCAAGTTCGGTGTCCTCGTCAGGCAGTTCCTATTTGGGTTCTGTGTCCCCATTAAAAAGGTACCGATCAAGTTCAAAATACACTAATTCGGCTTCAAGGTCAAGATGTGTATCACGTGAGAAGAGATACAAAAGATTAAGAGGAACCCATTCAAGATCCCGGTCTCGAAGCTGCTCAAGGTCTTGTTACCGAAGATCAAGATATCATATGTCGTATCGGTCAGCCCTCGGGTACCGATCAAGATCTAGGTCTAGCTTGAGGTACAGAAGATCCCGCTCAGGATCAAGGTCAAGATATTCATCCAGGCGTCCAAGGAACTACCATAGTTTTATGTACAGAACCCATTCTCCACACAGAAGTCGAAGCAGATCAAGGGGAAGATCTATTCACTTAACACAAAAAG ATAAAAATACTTTGCTTGAAATAGCAAAGGCAAATGCTGATAAATTATTTGGAAAAAGCAATATTCAGATGCCACCTAGCCTGAAGCCTACCAATCCTTTCAGAGATGAGAATTATAATTTTGGGAAGTCCAACATTGATGCAGCTAAAGAGATGATCAGAAGG
- the rsrp1 gene encoding arginine/serine-rich protein 1 isoform X4 translates to MVATGSRGVSALVESSAIKGNNCKRRPDSTDLSWELMKKKSSFGKMHLHNLEREQMSEMKWGKDRCSIQKKKAEKIAIGVDELCLASDKPQKCKRVSRSRTPGYQKCKILKSGSVSSLGSCCSSSATSRSDSVSSSASSRSGSMSSSSCSRSSSVSSSCSSRSSSVSSSGSSQSDSMSSSGSSRSSSVSSSGSSYLGSVSPLKRYRSSSKYTNSASRSRCVSREKRYKRLRGTHSRSRSRSCSRSCYRRSRYHMSYRSALGYRSRSRSSLRYRRSRSGSRSRYSSRRPRNYHSFMYRTHSPHRSRSRSRGRSIHLTQKDKNTLLEIAKANADKLFGKSNIQMPPSLKPTNPFRDENYNFGKSNIDAAKEMIRRGACDLYQAIL, encoded by the exons CAGGCCAGATTCAACTGATTTATCCTGGGAACTGATGAAAAAGAAATCCAGCTTTG gtaAAATGCATTTGCATAATCTGGAACGTGAACAAATGTCTGAAATGAAGTGGGGAAAAGATAGGTGCAGTATACAGAAGAAGAAGGCTGAGAAAATTGCAATTGGTGTGGATGAATTGTGTCTTGCTTCAGATAAGCCTCAAAAGTGTAAGAGAGTGTCACGGTCCAGAACTCCAGGCTATCAGAAATGCAAAATCTTGAAGTCAGGTTCAGTATCATCTTTGGGAAGTTGTTGTTCATCTTCTGCTACCTCTCGGTCAGATTCTGTTTCATCCTCTGCCAGCTCACGATCTGGTTCGATGTCATCATCGAGTTGCTCTCGATCGAGTTCGGTATCGTCATCCTGTAGCTCTCGTTCCAGTTCAGTCTCATCTTCTGGTAGCTCTCAGTCAGATTCAATGTCCTCTTCTGGCAGTTCCAGATCAAGTTCGGTGTCCTCGTCAGGCAGTTCCTATTTGGGTTCTGTGTCCCCATTAAAAAGGTACCGATCAAGTTCAAAATACACTAATTCGGCTTCAAGGTCAAGATGTGTATCACGTGAGAAGAGATACAAAAGATTAAGAGGAACCCATTCAAGATCCCGGTCTCGAAGCTGCTCAAGGTCTTGTTACCGAAGATCAAGATATCATATGTCGTATCGGTCAGCCCTCGGGTACCGATCAAGATCTAGGTCTAGCTTGAGGTACAGAAGATCCCGCTCAGGATCAAGGTCAAGATATTCATCCAGGCGTCCAAGGAACTACCATAGTTTTATGTACAGAACCCATTCTCCACACAGAAGTCGAAGCAGATCAAGGGGAAGATCTATTCACTTAACACAAAAAG ATAAAAATACTTTGCTTGAAATAGCAAAGGCAAATGCTGATAAATTATTTGGAAAAAGCAATATTCAGATGCCACCTAGCCTGAAGCCTACCAATCCTTTCAGAGATGAGAATTATAATTTTGGGAAGTCCAACATTGATGCAGCTAAAGAGATGATCAGAAGG